From Argopecten irradians isolate NY chromosome 3, Ai_NY, whole genome shotgun sequence:
AAACCCTCGAGCTGATATGACACAATTTTATTTAGCTGAACAACTGGATACTCTTCTAATCCGTGATACGGACGGATACTACTGGGAGTCACATTATCTTTTCCGTCCTGTGTGAAACAATACagtttattttgtaattaactAACCAACTTTATCAAAAGTTATTACGACTTAAAAATTAGGGATTTTAAACTGAAGCTCTATATGGTGTCTAAGTTTGATGACTTATTGCAAACACATTTTCGGCTTATCTTTGGTTCCGCTCATAGGTTTCATACATTTTTGCGTAATGGTGTCTAAACGTAGATAACAATTCAAACTGGACGTGTACTGTAGTTTGAGCGAATGAATTATAAAATGGACCGTCATCCGATTTATTAACGATTTAGAAATATCTAGTACATGAAGCTGGCCTAGGAAAAAAGAAAACTAATTAAAAGCGACATTACAATGAAACCATTATTGGAATTCCACATTGGTAATTTGACCACACCTCATATGGATTCACTAGGATACTGTAAACGTACTGTCAATTTTAGCGCAAATTCGAAATATTAAGTTAGAATTTATTAGTGCGGATATCAACTAGTGCAAATCGGTGATTCAATATCGATATACCCTTTTACACAGGCTATGCTTGAATTGGTGTTTCAAAGATAGCGCAAAAAACGCTAAAATAAAAGTATGATATGCTCCGGAAGGGCAAGCGTTTGTGATTCAATTAATGAAACACGCCTCATGAAAGCCTAACTGAGACacatatcaatattaatgtaaatatgataCAATGTGTCCCTATCTTCTTAAATCCTCCACTCTTCGAGTTATATAGTAAAATAGTGTTTGTCTGGTTTTCTCGTATACAGGGAATAAAAGGATAAGATAttacgttcaatgcttaaatgaaatacCATTTGCTTATGATGACAACATTATAcgtgtgatgtcataatttgtCGTGCCAGCGTTAACGACACAGAATCACTTTTCGAATAGCTGTTTAGCTTGTCATGACATATGCTGAAAGTGaatcatttattcattatagatgcaacaTCTCTTGGGACTTCATCATAAAGTtgttatcaaatataaatataagcattgtCCGTTTTTCAGTTGGCCCATTCTGTTACGACATCTTCGAATCCTGACTTCACGTCATTGTTTACCGACGTcaaatcatgacgtcataatgaatctCCAAACATGAAAAACGTCCCAGGTTGAATTACAGTAgggactcgtttcataaaatcccATTGGACATGAACACTCATCTAAAAtcttatattgtatatgaaatgtaattggaaatacaaaaaaaatgtatatccctttaaaaaacttttttttgatGAGAACAAAAAGATGacaattaagaaaatttaatatTCTTTATTTACACCACAATTCTCGTTTTATACATTAATCTTATACCATATATTCAGACAGTTTCTATAATTCTGAATTTAAAATTCTTAACCACATATTTCAATATGCAATCAACATATTGTTTCTTAAAATATAGCGTATCAAATGTTATGTCAATTTAAGAAGAAACTTACAAGGAGACAACTGACTAAGAGAagaattgttttgttatttgcGCTTGAAAAAACGTTTCTTACAATCCTGTTTGAAGCGCTTGTCCAATACCCCATACACGATGGGGTTGACTACGttgttgaaaatgtaaaatgagtGTAAAAACCTATATAACACAAAATGGCTTTCTGGAATCGTGAACCAGAAATTTCGGTTTATGGACTGTTCAATCATTAACCAAACTTTAGGGCCATAGGTAATTATGTAAATTACGGTAATGAGGAGGAAGATCACTGTGAGACGAACTCCTTGTCTATCGACGACACTTTCTTTTCGTCCAAGTTTCCCGAGAGGTGGCGTGCTTGATTTCCGTCTGGAGAACATCCGGTCAGCTGCTAACCCCTTATTTTGCTTTTTAATTGATTCTGTTTGTTTTCTCTCTTTGTCGCCGTCTTCAGACCTGTTCTCGGTACCGTTCATTTTCCTCATTTCCATAGGTCTTCTGACGTCGTCGCTTATGGAAGGCGTGGTACTCGTACAGGACATAAATGATCCCATTCTCTGTCTGAACAGTGTACTGTGTCTAGAAAGCGTGTAAACAATGCTACCGTAACTCACAAACAGGACCAAACACCTTGCTATGGCCACCACAAACAAAAACACCTTGTAAACCATGTGAGCAGTTTCATAGTCTGTGTTCCTCGTGTCCATACACAGGGATACTTTGATGAACCCACCACCCATTGGTCTATCAATTTGCTCAGTTCGGTAGACACCAAGTGAAGGGGTCGATATCGCTAATCctaaaacacaaattaaaacGATGGCGACTTTCCTTTTAAACATAGTCATTGGAGCTCCGAACGGCCGACACAGCTTCATGAAACGTTCGATAGCAATGATGAGAAGAAAATCAGCCGATAAGTTCGCAAACAGAATTCCCAAAAATGCTGCCAACTTGCAGCCAGTGTCATTTTCGAACATTAACGGGTACGTCTGGGCGTAAATCCCCGTCGATGACGACACAACACACGACGCCATGTCGACCAACGCCAGCACCGGGATGAAGTATCTGTCCTCTCTTACAGGCTTCTTACGGGCCCAGTACACAAACATCACCAAACTGTTCCCCAGCACTCCAACCACCAGGTAAATCCATAAGATCACTGTAAGTGGTAGAAGTTTATTGGTGagaatattatttataaatatcagaGGTGGTTGCCGTGATATATCCCCCGTGGTATTGATGGAGAGGTTGGTGTTTGGTTCCACTGTTAGATTTGGTTCTGTGGTCATATTCATGGTGAGAAACCTAAGGAGTAATTGAATCCTCCGCTGATGTTCAGTGTTGGTGGTAGGATGAGTGTAGTTGTACTTGTGAGACTCAAAGCATTGCACATCAtcattatgttttaatataGTTTCGATGTATTTCCAGGAAACAGTTTAAGCTTCATTTCCTTGCCTAATAGCGTATATCACTTATAACGTTGATAAACTGTATAccacaatgtatacatatattgacTGTTATCTTTGAAAACTACTAcactatttcatatttaaagttCAATTGCAGATTATTCAAAAGTTGGAGTTTCACAATTGTTTCTATCTTAAGAGATACAAAACCTTTTATTACCgaaatatgaatatatgttgaaaattatTAATGGCGGTTTACTTTCAATTTAAAATGAGTACACATCAGTATAGGAAtatccaaaattaaaattaccGAACTTGGAGAAACTAGAAATAGGAAACACATAGAATACTAGTAACACTACCGTTATTAAAATCTTCTATTCATCACTCCCGCCCTCTAATAAGcgatattatttattattatcatcattcTTTAGAATCTACTCTAATTGGGATATTCATATCTCGTCTAAGTAATTCTTACTGCTATaaatttaagcattaaactgccTTCTTGGGGGATTCATAATCCTATAATTCTCTCATgattgcagacaaattgaataacgcTTTTTAGCGCACTATGATTAATATAACTTGGTATATTGTGTCAGTTCcaagcaaatggaaatataaatgtatatcttaTTATGGAAATGAAATCGTGCAATTTCGTTTTGACGAATTATGTTGCAGAAACTTAAACAAATATCTTTCACGAAATGTATTCCTGATACTGCCATGTGCACATACATTGTTTTAGTAGTTCAATGAACTTATGATAATTGTGCTCTTTTTTTGCGCCATTTACCTATTATGTTGTAATTGTATCACTGTATTTCAGATATTGAGTACATTCCTGATGCAATAGGTATGGCAGATGTGCATCAGCTGGAACATTTTATCAATGTTGACCAGTTTTAAAATTTTCTCCTTACTGGCCAAATcaaacacacacacttttatgtAAATGGTgagtttgtttaaaaatgtgaTCTATCGGTTTTAACAAATCACAAAATTCTTCCAAAATCATGCCGAAAATGACAGAATTTTGCTTTAATCAATCATATTTTAGATAAC
This genomic window contains:
- the LOC138318121 gene encoding orexin/Hypocretin receptor type 1-like encodes the protein MNMTTEPNLTVEPNTNLSINTTGDISRQPPLIFINNILTNKLLPLTVILWIYLVVGVLGNSLVMFVYWARKKPVREDRYFIPVLALVDMASCVVSSSTGIYAQTYPLMFENDTGCKLAAFLGILFANLSADFLLIIAIERFMKLCRPFGAPMTMFKRKVAIVLICVLGLAISTPSLGVYRTEQIDRPMGGGFIKVSLCMDTRNTDYETAHMVYKVFLFVVAIARCLVLFVSYGSIVYTLSRHSTLFRQRMGSFMSCTSTTPSISDDVRRPMEMRKMNGTENRSEDGDKERKQTESIKKQNKGLAADRMFSRRKSSTPPLGKLGRKESVVDRQGVRLTVIFLLITVIYIITYGPKVWLMIEQSINRNFWFTIPESHFVLYRFLHSFYIFNNVVNPIVYGVLDKRFKQDCKKRFFKRK